The Bdellovibrio sp. NC01 genome includes the window TGAGCGTACAAAGTCGCCCAGCCTTCGCCAGACTCGATCAGTACCATTTTTCCGTAACCACGGAACTCACGACCTGCATAGATCACAACGCCTGCCTGAGAGGCTAAGATCGGTGTGCCTTTAGGAGCCGCAAGATCGATTCCCAAATGAGGTCTTTTCTTCTTGGGTAAAAAGCCACGAGTCATACGCGCGCTATCTACTGGCCAATCAAATGTCACGTCTTGAAGGATCGTCAAAGGTTGATCAGAAGCTGCCGTACGAACTTGTACGACCTTCTTTTCGCCCGCATCAGAACCTGCAGTTTGGAAATTTGATGAAGAAACTGGTGAAGTAAAAGTTGAACAGGAAATTAACGTTCCTGTAATACACATGCATCCTGCTGTTTTAACTAGCTGCTTCCATCCTGGTGTCATTCGGTAACTATAGCGCAGAAGGCCTCGAATCCAAAGCATAAAATCCTCTTAAGCCGTTGAATCATTTAGTGAAAGTGCCTAAAAGATTCTTATCGGTCACTCTCGAATGAGAATTGAGCAAAAAAACAGCATTAATGTTTCGGTACAAGAGTCCAATGCCAATGAGTTTTTAGATTAAAGGTAGCGCTTTAAATAAAAAAACTCGCTCTGATATAGAGCGAGTCGTCTCAAATTCTGTCAAATGAGTGAGTCTTAATCCGCCCGCAATGCCGCTTGGGATGCGACATTCAGGTCCAGGCGATGTTTAGTAGATAGGGAACTGCTTGCAGAGTTGTTTTACTTCTTCATGCACGCGATTTTTCACCGAAGCATCTTCAGCATTGTTCAATACTTGCGAGATCCATTTCGCGATTTGCTTCATCTCTGCCGGACCCATTCCACGAGTTGTTAAAGCAGGAGTTCCAATACGCACGCCACTTGTCACAAACGGCGAACGTTTTTCATTTGGTACCGTGTTTTTATTCACAGTGATGCCGGCTTCATCCAAAGAGTTTTCAGCGAGCTTACCTGTGATCTCGCGATCACTTAAATCAACAAGGATCAAGTGGTTGTCTGTGCCACCTGTCACAAGTTTGAAACCTTGCGACAGCATTTCGTCAGCCAACGCTTTCGCATTTTGAATGACCATTTCGCTGTATTTTTTGAATTCAGGTTGTAGAGCTTCTTTAAAGGCAACTGCTTTACCAGCAATCACATGTTCAAGAGGCCCACCTTGAATGCCAGGGAAGATTCTTGAATTCATGATCTTCGCTTTTTCTTCTGAGTTCGTCAGAATCATACCACCACGCGGACCACGTAAAGTTTTGTGAGTCGTCGTTGTGACATAATCAGCGTATTCAGCCGGAGACGGGTGGTGACCTGTTGCGACCAATCCTGCAAAGTGAGCCATGTCGACAAGTAATTGCGCACCAACTTCATCTGCGATTTCTTTAAACTTCGCAAAATCCAAAGTACGAGGGTACGCCGAATAACCCGCGATCAAAAGTTTCGGCTGAACTTCTTTCGCAACAGCACGAATTGTATCGTAGTTAATACGACCCGTTTCAGGATCTAGTTTGTAAGAAGCCGCTTTGAAAAGCATACCGCTGAAATTCACTGGTGAACCGTGAGTCAAGTGCCCACCGTGAGACAAATCCATACCTAAGATCGTGTCGCCCGCTTTGCAAGCCGCTAAGTAAACACCCATGTTCGCTTGTGAACCAGAGTGCGGTTGCACGTTTGCGTATTGCATGGCGAATAGTTTCTTCGCACGTTCAATCGCAAGACTTTCGACAGTGTCGACATTCACGCAACCGCCGTAATAGCGTTTGCCGGGATAACCTTCAGCGTATTTGTTTGTCAGGATAGAACCTTGTGCTTCCATCACAGCTTTAGAAGTGTAGTTTTCAGAAGCGATCATTTCCAAACCGAACTGTTGACGTTCAGATTCTTTGGCAATGGCTGCGGAAACTTCGGGATCGATTTGTGCTAAAGTTGATGATGTCGAATGCATAAGATTTACCTCTTATGACAAGTATCACCGGAATGGACGGAATTTAAAAGTCTCAACAACCCGTGTTGGCAGAGAGTTTTTCTACACGTCTTTGGTGACGGCCGCCTTCGAATGGCGTCTTAAAGAACTCTTTAATCATTTTTACGGCAAGATCAGGAGATGTGAATCGCGCTGACAAAACTAAAATATTTGCGTTGTTGTGTTCACGCGAAAGCTTTGCGATGTCTTCATTCCAACAAAGAGCCGCACGCACTTGCGGATAACGATTCGCACGAATCGCCATGCCTTGGCCAGAGCCACAAATCAAAACACCCATCACTGGACCCTGCAAAGGATCCACGATGTTATTTTTTTGATTTTGCAATTCAACGGCTGTGATTTCTTTGCAGACTTTGTCAGCATAGTCCGGATAGTCGACAGAATCCGCAGTAAAAGTGCCCTGATCTTTCCAATTTAGCTCTGGCAATGCAGCCATCACTTTCAGTTTAAGATCTAAGCCTGCGTGATCACATCCGACTTGAACTTGCATAGAATTATTCCGTGTATTTAGAGAAGATCATACAAGCGTTGGTTCCACCGAAACCAAAGCTGTTATTCAAGACGTGATTGATCTTACCTTTACGAGCCTCGTTTGGAACATAATCAAGGTCGCAATCTTCACTTGGATTTTCCAAGTTGATTGTCGGAGGTACGATTTGATCGCGAATTGCCATCACACAGAAAGCAGATTCAATAGCGCCTGCAGCACCCAACGCATGACCTGTCATAGATTTCGTTGAAGAAACCCAAACGTCTTTCGCGTGATCGCCCATCAATTTTTTAATCGCGAAAGATTCAAGACCATCACCAACTGGCGTGCTTGTGCCGTGCGCGTTCACGTAATTGATTTCAGAAGCTTTGATACCAGCATCTTTCACAGCCATTTTCATAGCTGCATAACCACCAGCACCTTCTGGAGCTGGAGACGTCATGTGGTAAGCATCAGAAGAAACACCATAGCCCGTGATTTCACACAAAATGTTTGCACCACGTTTAACAGCATTTTCCAAAGATTCGATAACAAGAACTGCCGCACCTTCACCAAGAACAAAACCATCACGGTCTTTATCCCAAGGACGGCTGGCTTTTTCAGGGGCGTCATTACGAGTTGATAGAGCACGCATAGAAGCGAAACCGCCCACTGCAAGTCCACACACCGTAGATTCAGCACCACCTGCAAGCATAACGTCTGCAACACCTTCACGAATGTAGCGAACAGCATCACCAATAGAGTGAACACCAGACGCACAAGCCGAAGTCACAGAGTAGTTAGGCCCTTTTAATCCCAAAGCAATCGAAACCTGACCCGCGGCCAAGTTTGTGATCACGCTTGGAATAAAGAAAGGACTGATACGACCCGGTCCTCTCTCTTTCATTTTGATTGATGTTTCTTCGATTGTCGCAAGACCACCGATACCAACACCAATAATAACTCCCGTTGTCTCTTTTACTTCTTCAGTAAGTTCTAGTTTCGCCATCTCAACCGCCATTTTAGAAGCAGCGATTGAGAAGTGAATGAACTCGTCCATCTTCTTCTGTTCCTTTTTTTCGATGTAAAGATCAGGATTAAAACCTTTCACTTCACCGGCAAAAGTCACATCGAAGCCAGTTGTATCAAACTTAGTGATCTTGGCGATGCCAGATTGACCACGAAGAGCGGCAGCCCAGCTGTCCTCAAGGTTATTACCAAGGGGAGTGACTGCGCCAACGCCAGTTACAACGACTCTTCTTTGAATTTTAGAGGGACGTTCGAATCGGGAGTTCATAAAAAACTACGCTTTACCTTTTTTCTCTAGGTAAGAAGCAACGTCTTGAACAGTTTTAAGCTTTTCAGCGTCTTCGTCTGGAATTTCAAGATCGAATTCTTCTTCCATAGCCATTACTAGTTCAACGATATCAAGGCTGTCTGCACCTAGATCGTCGATGAAAGAAGCTTCAGGCTTAACTTTCTCTGGATCTACGCCAAGTTGTTCTACGATGATGTCTTTCACTTTTGGATGCAATGCCATTTAAATCCTCCTGGGTAACATTAATCCTATTTTTCAAATTCCGGAAGTCCTGCCACTCAAATCCGAGTGTGAGACTTTTTAAAACTTAATTCTAATTTATTCCATTGCGCCCAACGCGCGGTAATCACGTCCCACCAGAGGTGGGACTAATCCATAAACATGCCGCCATTCACAGAAAGTGTCTGACCAGTGATATATTTAGATTCATCACTGAGTAAGAAGCGAACTGCTTGAGCAACATCAGTACCTTCGCCAATTTTATTCAAAGGTACTTTTTCAAGGATTTTTGCTTTTACTTCTTCTGGCAACACGTCTGTCATTTCAGTCGCGATATAACCAGGTGCTACGTTATTCACGCGCACATTTCTAGAAGCCAATTCCAAAGCCACAGATTTTGCGAAAGCCACTGTGCCAGCCTTAGAAGCTGCATAGTTTGCTTGACCCGCATTACCTGTCTGGCCAATCACCGATGTGATATTTACGATAGAGCCTTTGCGCGCTTTCATCATCGATTTCGTGAAAGCTTTCGTAACCAGGAATGTGCCACGAAGATTTGTAGCAACAACGCTGTCGAAGTCTTCCGCTTTCATGCGCAAAAGAAGTTGGTCTTTTGTGATACCAGCATTATTAACAACGCCGTCAACGTCGGACCATTTTTCAAGAATGTGTTCAACCGCTTCATTTACAGACTGTTCGTTAGCAACGTCCATCTTGATATAGAAGTGGCCTTCGCCCTTTAAAGTGTGCGCAACTTGTTGAGCTGCCTCTTCACGAGAAGAGTAAGTGAAAGCGATCTGTGCACCTTCATCAGCAAGAAGTTTCACAATAGCTGCGCCGATTCCGCGGCTGCCGCCAGTGACAACGATTTTCTTTCCTTGAAGAGAGTTTCCGCTCATTCCTTGCAATCCTTTAAGTAAACAATAACTGTGTGTTTTCAGCACCTATTTTCCAAATGAAGTGCTGACCAGACTCTGACCGAACTCTGAATAAAGCTCAAGAAAAATTAATGACTCGAAGCTTTCAAAAATTCCTCAATAGTTTTAATATCTTCGATGCTCGAAGTTGTCATAACTTTGAAGAATTCGCTGTCGATCTTTTTCAGAAGGCCTTGAAGGACTTTACCCGCGCCGCACTCGATGATTTGCGAGTGACCAGCAGCTTTTAATGTCTCCATGCTTTGAGTCCAACGAACCGGTGCAGAAACTTGGCGAATCAAATTTTCGCGAAGGTTTGCGCCGTCCGTTTCGAACTTCGCGTGGAAGTTTTGAACGATCGGGAACGCGGCCATCTTGAATTCCATACCAGTCAACACAACTCTCATTGTGTCTTCAGCAGGCTTCATCATTTCGCAGTGGAATGGGGCAGACACTTGCAATGGAATAAGCTTTGCGCGTTTCGGAGCTTCCGTCCAGATCGCTTCCGGTTTGAAATTATCTTTTAACCAGTTGATCGCTTTCATTGAACCCGAAATAACAATTTGTCCTGGTGAATTGAAGTTCGCCGCAGACAACGGACCGAAGCCAGAATTTTTAACTGTCCAAGCGCACAGAGTTTCAACTTGTTCTGGCTCCAAACCAAGAACAGCGACCATGCCACCTTGACCCACAGGAACTGCTGATTGCATAGCTTGTCCACGAGTGCGAACCGCTTGCATCGCTTGATCAAAACGAATCACATCAGCAGCAACAAGAGCTGCGTATTCACCAATAGAGTGACCCGCTGCTGATTGAACCTTGATGTTGAAGTCGTTGCGCAAAACACGTTGAGTTGCTGTTGAAACCAACAACAGCGCCGGCTGTGTGTTTTCAGTCAAAGCAAGATCTGCTTCAGAACCTTCAAAGCACAGTTTCTTCATGTCTTGTTTCAAAGCTTCAGAACCTTCTTCGAAAGTTTCTTGCGCGATTTTGAAGTTTTCAAACAAAAAACGGCCCATGCCAGGTTGCTGGCTTCCTTGTCCTGGAAATACAAGTGTAAACATGTTTTAGTACCTCAATAGAATTGAACCAGAAGTCAAACCTGCACCGAATGCAGTTAACAAGATGTTTTGACCTCGTTTGATTTTTCCATTCTTAACAGCCCAGTCAAAGGCTAGGGGAATAGAGGCCGCAGATGTATTACCTGTTTCATGAAGGTAAACAATCACGCGCTCCATTGGGAATTTAAATTGATCAGCCACAGCTTCAATAATGCGCTTGTTGGCTTGATGCGGAACAATCCAGTCGATTTGTTCTGGAGTTGTATTGTTGTGCTCAAGAGCTTCTTTGCAGCAAAGAGCCATCGTGCGCACAGCATTTTTAAAGATCTCGCGACCTTTCATTTGCACGTACTGAAGGTTGTTTTCGATCACATGTGCAGATTGCGGCATGATAGAGCCACCACCTGGCACAGTCAGAAGTTCTGCAAGATCGCCATCAGCATGCATGTGAGTGCTTGCGATAACGTTTGAGTCACCTTCGTTCGCGCGAGAAATCACCCACGCACCCGAACCGTCACCAAACAAGATGCAAGTTTCACGATCTTTATAATTTACGAAACGATGTAGGACTTCAGCGCCGACAACAAGAATGTTTTTGTAAACACCTGTGCGGATGAATTGGTCGGCGATTGAAACACCGTAAAGGAATCCAGAGCAAGCCGCATTCAAGTCAAAAGCCATGATATTGCGAGTGCCGAGCTTGCTTTGTAAATAACAAGCAGTCGAAGGCATTTGGCGGTCACCTGTCACAGTGCCGACAATAATCATATCGATGTCTTCTGCAGTAAGATTGGCGTCTTTAAGAGCTCTTTGAGAAGCGTGAAGGCAAAGGTCTGATGTCGCTTCGCCTTCAGCAGCCATATGGCGACGTTCGATCCCTGTGCGTTCAACAATCCACTGATCGCTCGTCTCAACCATTTTCTCAAGGTCTTGATTAGTCAAAACCTTCTCTGGAAGATACGAGCCTATCCCTGCAACTCGAGATCGATATTGTCCTGCCATGGAAATATACCTGTCTTTAATTATTTCGCTGCGCTGATTTGTTTGCCTTTGTAGTACAAGGCACCATCAGCACCTTTAGAAGCGCGGTGTGGGCGAACTAGTTCACCAGTTTTTTTCTCAACAGCTACTGCTGGAGCAGACAAACCGTCGTGTGAACGGCGCATATCACGTTTTGAACGAGATGTTTTCTTCTTAGGAGTTGGCATTTCTAACCTCTTTTAACGTACACTTCGACGAATCGAAGCTAATAATTTCAAATGGAAGATCGGTAATCTATCTAAACTACAACAAAAATCAAGATTTTTAATTGATCTTTATGTTCTTTAAAGCCGCAAACGGGTTTTGGGGTTTTTCAACCGGCATTTCCTCGTCGTAGCTAAAACTGCGTCCTTTCACAGGAATTTCGCAAATCGAGCAGTCGCCATCTTCATTCTCTGGGCCTGCTGGATTAAAAGGCGCGGCAAGAGCGACCACTTCATGCAAGTATTCACCCATATCGAAGTGTTGTCCCTCGTATTCCACTGATTCCGGACCGTTGTCAGGTAAGTCACTAACATGATTCACTTTTGAATACTTACCACCACGAGGTTGGCTCTGTTTTGGAATCAAGATTTCGTGGAATTTCTCATTCACAGGGAACGCGAAATCGATACCGCAACGTGAGCACTGTTCAGGAAGAGTGGTTTTAATAGTGCCAGTCAGCTCGAAATCACGCGACGTGATCGGTTTAATAAAGAACTCAGTAGAATATGTCGTCTTTCCAATAAGATCGGCTAAAACAGCATTTACTTCGCCTGTTTGGGTGTTCCAAGCAAACGAACGGCCTTCTTCTGGAATATCAGCAAGATTGATTTTCATAGGTATCTCCGAACGGAAGGTCAGTTCTATTCGATATGGGGCGGCAGGTCAAGAGTGAAATGCCCGAAAGGCCCCTCGCATCTAATAGGACAAAGCTTCAAACAGCTCTGAGGCCTTGGGTGTCGCTTTAATCAGTCCTAGGGACTTCAATTGCTCTGAAAGCTGCGCCCAGCGAGCTTCTGACATCGCCCCGAGTTTGGTATTTTTATCCAAAATCAGCGGTTTTTGAATTTCTGCCGCCGCTTTGAAGGTTTCAAGACTCAGGCTTTTATTCAGAGTCGCCATGTAGGCATTCGTACTATCAGGATTTTTTAAATAACTTTCCCACCCCTGAGCGATTGCCTTCAAAAGTTTTTGCACAAGGGGAGTCTGAGTTTTTAAAACGTCTTCACGAGTTGCGACAACAACAAGATAAGGATTAAAGCCTTCATCAGCGATCAAAAAACTTTGCACCTTCGCACCGGCTTTTTCTGCTGATAGAGGTTCCGTCGTCAGGAAACCTTGTTGCGAAAAGTTTTTGTCCTGTAGAAAGTTTGCGACACCGCCAAGATAAGGAACGACTTTCGCTTTAGGTTTACCGAATTTCTGCACCAAGAATTGATAATACGGAAGACCCGCTTGAATGGATAAAGTTCCGTCGTTCATCATCACGTCTTTGATGTTTTTAAAACCACGTTCTTTGTGTGACATAATGATATATGGCGAAGTTTGATAAACCGCGAACAAGGCTTTTACTTTGTTTTGCGATCCGTTTGGTGATTGGCGATCCTGCGACAAAATAATTTCATCAGCACTGACGATAGCAAAGTCGACTTTCTTGTTCGCGAGCATTTGCACCGTCGGTGTTCCTGAGCCACCTTGAATGATTTCAACGTCTAAGCCCTGGGCCTTAAAGTAACCTTCCAATTGTGCTGCATAAAAGCCCCCGAATTCAGGTTCTGCTTTCCAATTCAGTGCTAACTGTACTTTTTTAGGTGAATTTTCAATCGTTGTTGCGAAAGTTTGAATGCTTAACAAGGACGCTAAAATAAGAATGAAAGATTTCATAAATCACCTGTGACGTAAGGTCTTTTTGTGAGCAAAAAACGATTTATCAGATTTAAAATTCCGATAAGTACTAAGCCCAGCAATGAAAGTAACAGTAAACTTGCAAAGACAATGTCGACGCGTTGTTGAGTTCGTGCTGAATCAATCATGGCGCCTAGGCCACCACCTGCGACAAATTCACCAGCTACAGCGCCAATTAATGACAATCCAATTGCGATCTTAATACCTGAATAAATCGAAGCGTAGGCATTTGGCAGACGTAATTTGAACAGAATTTGCCACTTGTTTGCATGATAAACTTTGAAGAGATCCTTTTGTAAAGGACTGATATTTTCAAGGCCCGTCAGCGTATTTGCAATGATCGGAAAAACCGAAACCATGAAGCTTGAAGCAATCACAGTGGGTGAACCAAAGCCGAAATAAATCACCAATAACGGTGCAATCGCAATGATTGGCACTGTCTGAAAGAAGATCGCGAATGGCAGAATGGATTTCTTTAAAAGATCATTTAAAGAGAATGCAAACGAGATCAAAGAACCTAAGACGATGCTTAAAATAAGTCCCGCAATGGTATTTAATGTGGTTTCTTTTAATGCCGTGATGAAATCAGAATGCAATTCTTTAAAGCTTGCGATGATCTGAGATGGCGCTGGGATTAACGTCTGTGCGATCCAACCTTGACGCACTAAAATTTCCAGAGCGATGCAAATAACAATAAAGAAAATTACGGGCGGGATAAAACGTTTCATTGGTGAAACTCCGCCGTTAACGTTTTTAAAACTAGATTGAATGGTTCAGAAGTTCTTAGTTCAAGCGTTCTTTTTTTGGGAAGAGATAAGGTTTGATCGAATACTATTCCGCTTGGCGAGTTTAACATAATAACTCGTTCTGAAAGAAACGTGGCCTCTTGAAGTGAGTGAGTCACAAATACGATTGTCAGGTTTTCTGATTCCCACAATTCGCGTAGTTGTTGTTGCAAATCAAAGCGTGTGATTTCATCAAGCGAAGAAAAAGGTTCGTCTAGTAACAACAACTTTGGTTTTGTAACTAAGGCGCGCGCTAAGGCGACACGCATTTTCATGCCCCCGGAAAGTTGGTGCGGAAATAGTTCAGAAGCTGCTTCAAGTTTTACTTTCTTCAATGCTTCCAAGGCTTTTTGTTTTAAGCTCGAAGTGTCTTCTTGAGATTTTAATAATTCAAAAGGTAACAGAATATTTTCTAAGACAGTTTTCCAAGGAAGTAGATTTGCTTCTTGAAAGACCACCGATAAGTTCTTGGATTCCGTTTGAATTGTGCCACTTGAAGGAGTTTCTAGTCCCGCAATCAATCTTAAAAGAGTCGATTTGCCACAGCCCGAAGGTCCAAGGATAGTTGTGAAAGATCCTTCTGCGACCTCAAGATTCAAATCTACAAAAACTGATTTTTTTGAACCAGCTCCTTTAAAGTCTTTCGCAAGATTTTTGATTTGAATCGCAACCGCAGAAGACATCATTTAAACCCAGTCGTAATTAAAACTGATGCTAATGCGTTCATCGTTGGAATCGTTGCGCGGAACTTCGTGGCGCAACCAGCTTTCAAACAAAACTACATTTCCAGCTTGTGGCTGCAAAGAATAGAATCTTTGATTGTGATCTTTGGCATCGTGTTTTCGTGGAGGTGAAGCCATGAAAGCATCCAAGCGCGGATCTTCAAACTTAATTGCCGAAGAGTTTTTCGGTGTTTGTACATAATAAGTCCCGCTAATCACAGAAAGCGGATGTATGTGCATGCTGTGATGAACGTCGCTGGGCATGATGTTGATCCAGCATGAAGACATTTTTAATTCGCGCGGATCGATATCCATTTCCAGATGTTTTACGAATTTGCGAACATGCTTGTTGATGTCTTTTTCTAAAAGTTCGAATGTCGTTGAAACTTGGTGAAGTTGTGCGATCGAACCATAAGACGTGTAACCACCTTTATAGTTTTTCGCCGACCAAACTTGACCTTCTTCATCGATCTCAGAAAATTTCTTCGCTTCGACTTTGATCTCTTTATTCAACTGCACGAGTCCATTTGACTTCAATGGAGCATAATAAACGAATGTCGGGAACAACGTCTTAATCATTTAAAGTGTCCTATTCTGAGACAATTTAGCCCATATTTAAAAGCGCCGACTCTGTTCTCTGCATCGTTTTTGAACGACTTTAAGTGGCCGAAGTCTGCGGAAATAATGGCGTCTTTCGCAATTACAGTAGGGGTAAAAACGTCTCAAGACAAGAAATGATAGATACTTGTTAGACAGCTGTCGTCAGCATCATCAACAGGGCTCCGTGGGAAGCAATCTAAACGGGGAGCGGGTGGCACTCCCCTTGCTTTAGTAAAAGGCATTAACGAGGAGTGAATTATGAAAAAGCAATTACTTGTAACAGTTATCGCACTGGTTCCTGCTATGGGGTTTGCGAAGGTTTCTGACTTCAATGCGATGATCGCAGACAATATGAAGGAACAGAATCAACTTCACTCTGAAGTTAAAAACAACGTCATCGAAGCCCGCGATACAGCTCGCGAACGCATCGTAATCGTTGAAAATGAATCGGCTTCTTACAATGCTCCAACAAGAAAAGATCTTTTGGCATTTAAGAAAGAAAAGAAGAATTACGCTCCATCGCAAAAACAAGAGTTTGAGCGCTTGGCGAACGAAATCCATCTTTCAGACGAATAGTTTTCATCATTATATATAGACTTATTAAAAGGGCCTGATTGAGGGCCCTTTTTTCGTTTAAAGAATCAGTTTGCGCAATTCCTGCTGCGAATACACGTAATCCGCATAAACCATGGTATTGGCGATGTTTCGATGCCCCAGAGCCACCTGAACCAGGCGCAAATCTTTCGTCTTCTGATACAGCTCAATCGCAAAAGTATGTCTTAAAGAATGGAATTTTTTAGGGACCGGACGATACATCTCCCAGACCTGGTAAAGACGGTTGTAGGAAATATCGAAAAGCTTGGTTCCTGATTGCTGCTCTGCAAAACGATGAAGGCGCGCGAAAATGTCGGAATGGATCGGGATCTCGCGGTCGTTCGAGTTCTTCAAACCCCGGATAAAAATGCTTTCGTCATATGAATTCAGATCAGCTTTTTGAAGGTTTAAAACCTCTTGAGCGCGGGCGCCTGTTCGCAAAGCCACCCACATAATCAAACAATTGCGTGGATCCTTGTCTTGGAAATCCGTGAGAATTTTTCGCAAACGTTCTTGTTCCGGAGCGAGGAGATATTTGTTCTTGTTAAGAGAATAC containing:
- a CDS encoding M23 family metallopeptidase encodes the protein MLWIRGLLRYSYRMTPGWKQLVKTAGCMCITGTLISCSTFTSPVSSSNFQTAGSDAGEKKVVQVRTAASDQPLTILQDVTFDWPVDSARMTRGFLPKKKRPHLGIDLAAPKGTPILASQAGVVIYAGREFRGYGKMVLIESGEGWATLYAHFDKILVSEGQKVRKGEVIGAMGRTGRATGVHLHFEIRHNRGPIDPLPLLPHTATAQN
- the glyA gene encoding serine hydroxymethyltransferase encodes the protein MHSTSSTLAQIDPEVSAAIAKESERQQFGLEMIASENYTSKAVMEAQGSILTNKYAEGYPGKRYYGGCVNVDTVESLAIERAKKLFAMQYANVQPHSGSQANMGVYLAACKAGDTILGMDLSHGGHLTHGSPVNFSGMLFKAASYKLDPETGRINYDTIRAVAKEVQPKLLIAGYSAYPRTLDFAKFKEIADEVGAQLLVDMAHFAGLVATGHHPSPAEYADYVTTTTHKTLRGPRGGMILTNSEEKAKIMNSRIFPGIQGGPLEHVIAGKAVAFKEALQPEFKKYSEMVIQNAKALADEMLSQGFKLVTGGTDNHLILVDLSDREITGKLAENSLDEAGITVNKNTVPNEKRSPFVTSGVRIGTPALTTRGMGPAEMKQIAKWISQVLNNAEDASVKNRVHEEVKQLCKQFPIY
- a CDS encoding RpiB/LacA/LacB family sugar-phosphate isomerase produces the protein MQVQVGCDHAGLDLKLKVMAALPELNWKDQGTFTADSVDYPDYADKVCKEITAVELQNQKNNIVDPLQGPVMGVLICGSGQGMAIRANRYPQVRAALCWNEDIAKLSREHNNANILVLSARFTSPDLAVKMIKEFFKTPFEGGRHQRRVEKLSANTGC
- the fabF gene encoding beta-ketoacyl-ACP synthase II, coding for MNSRFERPSKIQRRVVVTGVGAVTPLGNNLEDSWAAALRGQSGIAKITKFDTTGFDVTFAGEVKGFNPDLYIEKKEQKKMDEFIHFSIAASKMAVEMAKLELTEEVKETTGVIIGVGIGGLATIEETSIKMKERGPGRISPFFIPSVITNLAAGQVSIALGLKGPNYSVTSACASGVHSIGDAVRYIREGVADVMLAGGAESTVCGLAVGGFASMRALSTRNDAPEKASRPWDKDRDGFVLGEGAAVLVIESLENAVKRGANILCEITGYGVSSDAYHMTSPAPEGAGGYAAMKMAVKDAGIKASEINYVNAHGTSTPVGDGLESFAIKKLMGDHAKDVWVSSTKSMTGHALGAAGAIESAFCVMAIRDQIVPPTINLENPSEDCDLDYVPNEARKGKINHVLNNSFGFGGTNACMIFSKYTE
- the acpP gene encoding acyl carrier protein, translating into MALHPKVKDIIVEQLGVDPEKVKPEASFIDDLGADSLDIVELVMAMEEEFDLEIPDEDAEKLKTVQDVASYLEKKGKA
- the fabG gene encoding 3-oxoacyl-[acyl-carrier-protein] reductase codes for the protein MSGNSLQGKKIVVTGGSRGIGAAIVKLLADEGAQIAFTYSSREEAAQQVAHTLKGEGHFYIKMDVANEQSVNEAVEHILEKWSDVDGVVNNAGITKDQLLLRMKAEDFDSVVATNLRGTFLVTKAFTKSMMKARKGSIVNITSVIGQTGNAGQANYAASKAGTVAFAKSVALELASRNVRVNNVAPGYIATEMTDVLPEEVKAKILEKVPLNKIGEGTDVAQAVRFLLSDESKYITGQTLSVNGGMFMD
- the fabD gene encoding ACP S-malonyltransferase — its product is MFTLVFPGQGSQQPGMGRFLFENFKIAQETFEEGSEALKQDMKKLCFEGSEADLALTENTQPALLLVSTATQRVLRNDFNIKVQSAAGHSIGEYAALVAADVIRFDQAMQAVRTRGQAMQSAVPVGQGGMVAVLGLEPEQVETLCAWTVKNSGFGPLSAANFNSPGQIVISGSMKAINWLKDNFKPEAIWTEAPKRAKLIPLQVSAPFHCEMMKPAEDTMRVVLTGMEFKMAAFPIVQNFHAKFETDGANLRENLIRQVSAPVRWTQSMETLKAAGHSQIIECGAGKVLQGLLKKIDSEFFKVMTTSSIEDIKTIEEFLKASSH
- a CDS encoding beta-ketoacyl-ACP synthase III, whose translation is MAGQYRSRVAGIGSYLPEKVLTNQDLEKMVETSDQWIVERTGIERRHMAAEGEATSDLCLHASQRALKDANLTAEDIDMIIVGTVTGDRQMPSTACYLQSKLGTRNIMAFDLNAACSGFLYGVSIADQFIRTGVYKNILVVGAEVLHRFVNYKDRETCILFGDGSGAWVISRANEGDSNVIASTHMHADGDLAELLTVPGGGSIMPQSAHVIENNLQYVQMKGREIFKNAVRTMALCCKEALEHNNTTPEQIDWIVPHQANKRIIEAVADQFKFPMERVIVYLHETGNTSAASIPLAFDWAVKNGKIKRGQNILLTAFGAGLTSGSILLRY
- the rpmF gene encoding 50S ribosomal protein L32, translating into MPTPKKKTSRSKRDMRRSHDGLSAPAVAVEKKTGELVRPHRASKGADGALYYKGKQISAAK
- a CDS encoding DUF177 domain-containing protein; protein product: MKINLADIPEEGRSFAWNTQTGEVNAVLADLIGKTTYSTEFFIKPITSRDFELTGTIKTTLPEQCSRCGIDFAFPVNEKFHEILIPKQSQPRGGKYSKVNHVSDLPDNGPESVEYEGQHFDMGEYLHEVVALAAPFNPAGPENEDGDCSICEIPVKGRSFSYDEEMPVEKPQNPFAALKNIKIN
- a CDS encoding ABC transporter substrate-binding protein translates to MKSFILILASLLSIQTFATTIENSPKKVQLALNWKAEPEFGGFYAAQLEGYFKAQGLDVEIIQGGSGTPTVQMLANKKVDFAIVSADEIILSQDRQSPNGSQNKVKALFAVYQTSPYIIMSHKERGFKNIKDVMMNDGTLSIQAGLPYYQFLVQKFGKPKAKVVPYLGGVANFLQDKNFSQQGFLTTEPLSAEKAGAKVQSFLIADEGFNPYLVVVATREDVLKTQTPLVQKLLKAIAQGWESYLKNPDSTNAYMATLNKSLSLETFKAAAEIQKPLILDKNTKLGAMSEARWAQLSEQLKSLGLIKATPKASELFEALSY
- a CDS encoding ABC transporter permease, which codes for MKRFIPPVIFFIVICIALEILVRQGWIAQTLIPAPSQIIASFKELHSDFITALKETTLNTIAGLILSIVLGSLISFAFSLNDLLKKSILPFAIFFQTVPIIAIAPLLVIYFGFGSPTVIASSFMVSVFPIIANTLTGLENISPLQKDLFKVYHANKWQILFKLRLPNAYASIYSGIKIAIGLSLIGAVAGEFVAGGGLGAMIDSARTQQRVDIVFASLLLLSLLGLVLIGILNLINRFLLTKRPYVTGDL